A region from the Drosophila mauritiana strain mau12 chromosome 2L, ASM438214v1, whole genome shotgun sequence genome encodes:
- the LOC117136142 gene encoding uncharacterized protein LOC117136142 isoform X1: MGERFYRCWPFDRNGKVENIFYVMEHSDPMPYQQLSTLSPTTALYSNFNNFSEAGNAERLRLNKTGSQVHSLYVGDGQVQNASEPLSFSSHLNLYQYVRTTANSTFNSRNRYIPYYNNRSYSASTTGFPIASTPLINHAHIQDQQGPASYQTIVPYYQTASHCAQQQTTLASVAPIVDNSFVESTTCPKAGIISHNIKMNMIPPNELLPCTRSTTTAMTIQRSSGEDGGDKEGHTFAKITEMSDAVTLQITNLDYSLDESHIRSFLLNQLKPITPVVSLVFEGSSYAKVTVPDLYFAKQVVSNLHRKKIGHKRMLVSYTRDSSLTEVNTLRCQVAGLLKDVPFNTLPMYKFRELFQSRFKTSISVLDLYKMQDICTINSDNNEEKFISLNPELVNTLDISPLMEGLQHSVPYCSIHFKKEQHKGWAEQEIEPLPNVFMSISEIQKLIYPLLKVHTGDIPVATLLHCIKEELNVSIMANENGVNLEHLICCVQGIQVRANNFGIKILGWLEINKEMQSGTFNVSSNACSQTASDRTNCGSYFKNSVADPLFQISREVIELLKMSPKSTMKFNRFIPAYHNHFGKQCRVADYGYTKLIELFEALSNVVQIMGDGENRQITLSHRIQIRRFTSDLLRVLRANGNNSVLLSQLPLVFTQTQNKTFDITDYGVCDLIDILDGLVSSNIVTLGAVQNGKDILISMPKRKQTNSELEKTCVFAGEMVELFQNALQYTILFQKFVRSYHYHFAYQCRLSDYGFLKLADLLEAINGLVEMKLTSDEDKKIALSPQVARRVFAEQCENLICNATGNSSHCMKLEQVLVLHKKKYGYQIQPKTLGVMDMALAVELLPYVELKKKEQAIWLICHNNDHEFRFLCYRVCKYVIERDPSASVWTNVRGEVKLTQSQQLVKPIHKSSLVRDFNSKHKDQLSESALLAMRQAIEVYNDGGIQCIRLTRFMKFIIAIVRMLEQRPSMYLYEIKNGLNCGLSTTFEFGFPNLYSVIAAHKDLFRINNGPTQERSEVSINMNCELRQSSLSKDQYVLESQKLTNSKHRAQRSFHSHFGEHNGLPISQPPLKRNATINNCSTFQAHHVDNDIFHMPANCFPPRTNLSLPNSFGSALESGSSSNSYSNKENSMKSLQLFNSSFNSSGELNVSLGAGDLTNISAGTAIAVDTSNEPSELWRRRQQNFNHPNSSNFPKSENGTDCPYIMGNYIAPPIGSIYEPLKFDGQAKEKLPFWIDPIWSKGSEQLRHDILNIRLPKAKTTKTFSNILSPYTISKNENLKRQLFSFDNHDRKIA; encoded by the exons ATGCTGGCCGTTTGATAGAAACGGAAAAGTCGAAAACATATTTTATGTAATGGAACATTCGGATCCCATGCCTTATCAACAGCTATCGACACTATCGCCGACCACCGCACTATACTCGAACTTTAACAACTTTTCGGAAGCAGGAAACGCAGAAAGACTACGCCTTAATAAAACTGGGTCGCAGGTCCACAGCCTATATGTAGGCGACGGTCAAGTGCAAAATGCTTCTGAACCCTTATCGTTTTCCAGCCACCTTAATCTGTACCAATATGTTCGTACCACGGCAAACTCCACTTTCAACAGCCGCAACCGATATATTCCGTACTATAACAATCGTTCCTACTCTGCTTCAACAACTGGTTTCCCTATAGCCAGTACTCCCCTGATCAACCATGCGCACATCCAAGACCAACAAGGTCCAGCGTCTTATCAAACGATTGTTCCGTATTATCAGACCGCAAGCCACTGTGCGCAGCAACAGACCACATTGGCATCGGTAGCTCCAATCGTGGACAATTCGTTCGTTGAAAGCACCACTTGCCCAAAAGCCGGCATCATCTCTCACAACATCAAAATGAACATGATTCCTCCTAATGAATTGTTGCCTTGCACCAGGTCTACAACAACCGCGATGACCATCCAAAGGTCATCCGGCGAAGACGGTGGAGATAAGGAAGGTCATACTTTTGCTAAGATTACGGAGATGAGCGATGCTGTTACTTTGCAGATCACCAACTTGGACTACTCGCTGGACGAATCACATATACGCAGCTTTCTACTTAATCAGCTTAAGCCCATTACGCCTGTTGTGTCCCTTGTCTTCGAGGGAAGCTCCTATGCCAAAGTCACTGTTCCAGATCTTTAT TTCGCAAAGCAGGTCGTCTCCAATTTGCACCGCAAGAAAATTGGACACAAACGCATGCTGGTCAGTTATACTCGAGATTCCTCCCTTACCGAGGTCAACACACTACGTTGCCAGGTCGCCGGACTTCTAAAG GATGTCCCATTCAACACCCTCCCCATGTATAAGTTCAGAGAACTGTTTCAGTCGCGCTTCAAAACCTCAATCAGTGTTTTAGATTTGTACAAAATGCAAGACATATGTACCATTAACTCGGATAACAATGAGGAAAAGTTTATCAGCTTAAATCCGGAATTAGTAAACACCCTCGATATATCCCCCTTAATGGAAGGACTCCAACATAGTGTTCCTTACTGTAGTATTCATTTTAAAAAGGAGCAGCACAAGGGATGGGCCGAGCAGGAAATCGAGCCACTACCAAACGTCTTTATGAGCATTTCGGAAATTCAGAAACTAATTTATCCACTCCTCAAGGTACATACGGGGGATATTCCGGTGGCTACCCTTCTTCACTGCATTAAAGAAGAGCTTAATGTATCTATAATGGCGAACGAAAATGGCGTTAACTTGGAGCATTTGATTTGCTGTGTTCAGGGAATTCAAGTTCGGGCTAACAATTTCGGAATTAAAATTCTCGGCTGGTTagaaataaacaaagaaaTGCAATCAGGAACTTTTAATGTCAGTTCTAATGCATGTAGCCAGACTGCCAGTGATCGCACGAATTGTGGGAGCTATTTCAAAAACTCAGTTGCCGATCCGCTTTTCCAAATTTCCCGCGAGGTTATAGAGCTGCTAAAGATGTCACCAAAATCAACTATGAAATTCAACCGTTTTATTCCCGCCTACCACAATCACTTTGGAAAGCAATGTCGAGTTGCAGACTATGGCTATACAAAGTTAATCGAATTGTTTGAGGCATTATCAAACGTTGTCCAAATTATGGGAGACGGCGAAAATCGTCAAATTACGCTATCCCACCGCATTCAAATACGCAGGTTTACATCAGACTTATTGCGTGTATTGCGCGCAAATGGTAACAACTCAGTTCTGCTTTCCCAGTTGCCATTAGTTTTTACACAGACCCAAAATAAAACTTTTGACATCACTGATTATGGAGTGTGCGACCTTATAGACATTCTAGACGGCTTAGTAAGCTCCAACATCGTGACTTTAGGCGCAGTACAGAACGGAAAAGATATTCTTATATCAATGCCAAAACGCAAGCAGACAAACAGTGAATTGGAGAAAACGTGTGTGTTCGCCGGCGAAATGGTTGAGCTCTTCCAAAACGCTCTTCAGTACACTATTCTATTTCAGAAGTTTGTACGGTCCTATCATTACCACTTTGCATACCAATGTCGTCTCAGTGATTACGGCTTTCTTAAACTGGCCGATCTTCTAGAGGCAATTAATGGTTTGGTGGAAATGAAGTTGACAAGTGATGAGGACAAGAAAATAGCTCTCTCGCCACAAGTAGCTAGAAGAGTTTTCGCTGAACAATGTGAGAACCTAATTTGCAATGCCACAGGAAACTCATCGCACTGTATGAAGCTAGAACAGGTGCTGGTATTGCACAAAAAGAAATATGGCTACCAAATTCAGCCGAAAACTTTGGGGGTCATGGATATGGCTTTGGCAGTTGAGCTGTTGCCTTACGTCGAGCTAAAGAAAAAAGAACAGGCCATTTGGCTAATCTGCCACAATAACGATCATGAATTTCGTTTTCTTTGCTATAGGGTGTGTAAGTATGTCATTGAAAGGGACCCTTCTGCATCAGTTTGGACAAACGTTAGAGGTGAAGTTAAGTTAACTCAATCTCAACAATTGGTAAAACCAATTCATAAAAGCTCATTGGTTAGGGATTTCAATTCTAAGCATAAGGACCAGCTTTCAGAGTCAGCTCTTTTAGCCATGCGACAAGCGATTGAG GTATACAATGATGGTGGCATACAGTGTATTCGTCTAACCCGTTTCATGAAGTTTATAATTGCCATTGTGCGTATGCTAGAACAGCGACCAAGCATGTATCTCTATGAGATCAAGAATGGTTTAAACTGTGGCCTTAGTACCACTTTTGAATTCGGATTCCCAAATCTATATTCAGTGATCGCAGCACACAAAGACCTATTCAGGATTAACAACGGACCAACGCAAGAAAGAAGCGAGGTTTCCATTAATATGAACTGTGAGC TTCGTCAAAGTTCTTTAAGCAAAGACCAGTACGTCCTGGAATCCCAGAAGCTAACAAATTCTAAACATAGAGCACAACGGAGCTTCCATAGTCACTTTGGCGAGCATAATGGACTTCCAATCAGTCAGCCACCCCTGAAACGAAACGCAACAATCAACAATTGTTCCACATTCCAAGCACACCATGTCGATAACGACATATTTCATATGCCAGCGAATTGTTTTCCCCCAAGAACCAACTTATCATTGCCTAATAGTTTCGGATCAGCTCTGGAAAGTGGAAGTTCTTCCAATAGTTACAGCAACAAGGAAAACTCTATGAAATCTCTTCAGTTATTTAACAGTTCATTTAACTCTTCTGGCGAGCTAAATGTCAGTCTAGGAGCAGGAGATTTAACAAACATATCTGCAGGCACAGCTATCGCAGTTGACACTTCAAATGAACCATCCGAACTTTGGCGTAGACGTCAACAAAACTTTAATCACCCTAATTCATCTAATTTTCCCAAATCGGAAAATGGAACTGACTGTCCTTACATTATGGGAAATTACATCGCACCACCAATAGGATCCATTTACGAGCCACTAAAGTTTGATGGTCAAGCCAAAGAG AAATTACCCTTTTGGATTGATCCCATTTGGAGCAAAGGATCGGAACAGCTCAGGCATGACATACTTAACATTCGACTTCCTAAGGCAAAAACAACTAAAACGTTTTCCAATATACTTTCGCCTTACaccatttcgaaaaatgaaaatttgaaGCGGCAGTTGTTTAGTTTTGATAATCACGATCGTAAAATAGCTTGA
- the LOC117136142 gene encoding uncharacterized protein LOC117136142 isoform X2, protein MEHSDPMPYQQLSTLSPTTALYSNFNNFSEAGNAERLRLNKTGSQVHSLYVGDGQVQNASEPLSFSSHLNLYQYVRTTANSTFNSRNRYIPYYNNRSYSASTTGFPIASTPLINHAHIQDQQGPASYQTIVPYYQTASHCAQQQTTLASVAPIVDNSFVESTTCPKAGIISHNIKMNMIPPNELLPCTRSTTTAMTIQRSSGEDGGDKEGHTFAKITEMSDAVTLQITNLDYSLDESHIRSFLLNQLKPITPVVSLVFEGSSYAKVTVPDLYFAKQVVSNLHRKKIGHKRMLVSYTRDSSLTEVNTLRCQVAGLLKDVPFNTLPMYKFRELFQSRFKTSISVLDLYKMQDICTINSDNNEEKFISLNPELVNTLDISPLMEGLQHSVPYCSIHFKKEQHKGWAEQEIEPLPNVFMSISEIQKLIYPLLKVHTGDIPVATLLHCIKEELNVSIMANENGVNLEHLICCVQGIQVRANNFGIKILGWLEINKEMQSGTFNVSSNACSQTASDRTNCGSYFKNSVADPLFQISREVIELLKMSPKSTMKFNRFIPAYHNHFGKQCRVADYGYTKLIELFEALSNVVQIMGDGENRQITLSHRIQIRRFTSDLLRVLRANGNNSVLLSQLPLVFTQTQNKTFDITDYGVCDLIDILDGLVSSNIVTLGAVQNGKDILISMPKRKQTNSELEKTCVFAGEMVELFQNALQYTILFQKFVRSYHYHFAYQCRLSDYGFLKLADLLEAINGLVEMKLTSDEDKKIALSPQVARRVFAEQCENLICNATGNSSHCMKLEQVLVLHKKKYGYQIQPKTLGVMDMALAVELLPYVELKKKEQAIWLICHNNDHEFRFLCYRVCKYVIERDPSASVWTNVRGEVKLTQSQQLVKPIHKSSLVRDFNSKHKDQLSESALLAMRQAIEVYNDGGIQCIRLTRFMKFIIAIVRMLEQRPSMYLYEIKNGLNCGLSTTFEFGFPNLYSVIAAHKDLFRINNGPTQERSEVSINMNCELRQSSLSKDQYVLESQKLTNSKHRAQRSFHSHFGEHNGLPISQPPLKRNATINNCSTFQAHHVDNDIFHMPANCFPPRTNLSLPNSFGSALESGSSSNSYSNKENSMKSLQLFNSSFNSSGELNVSLGAGDLTNISAGTAIAVDTSNEPSELWRRRQQNFNHPNSSNFPKSENGTDCPYIMGNYIAPPIGSIYEPLKFDGQAKEKLPFWIDPIWSKGSEQLRHDILNIRLPKAKTTKTFSNILSPYTISKNENLKRQLFSFDNHDRKIA, encoded by the exons ATGGAACATTCGGATCCCATGCCTTATCAACAGCTATCGACACTATCGCCGACCACCGCACTATACTCGAACTTTAACAACTTTTCGGAAGCAGGAAACGCAGAAAGACTACGCCTTAATAAAACTGGGTCGCAGGTCCACAGCCTATATGTAGGCGACGGTCAAGTGCAAAATGCTTCTGAACCCTTATCGTTTTCCAGCCACCTTAATCTGTACCAATATGTTCGTACCACGGCAAACTCCACTTTCAACAGCCGCAACCGATATATTCCGTACTATAACAATCGTTCCTACTCTGCTTCAACAACTGGTTTCCCTATAGCCAGTACTCCCCTGATCAACCATGCGCACATCCAAGACCAACAAGGTCCAGCGTCTTATCAAACGATTGTTCCGTATTATCAGACCGCAAGCCACTGTGCGCAGCAACAGACCACATTGGCATCGGTAGCTCCAATCGTGGACAATTCGTTCGTTGAAAGCACCACTTGCCCAAAAGCCGGCATCATCTCTCACAACATCAAAATGAACATGATTCCTCCTAATGAATTGTTGCCTTGCACCAGGTCTACAACAACCGCGATGACCATCCAAAGGTCATCCGGCGAAGACGGTGGAGATAAGGAAGGTCATACTTTTGCTAAGATTACGGAGATGAGCGATGCTGTTACTTTGCAGATCACCAACTTGGACTACTCGCTGGACGAATCACATATACGCAGCTTTCTACTTAATCAGCTTAAGCCCATTACGCCTGTTGTGTCCCTTGTCTTCGAGGGAAGCTCCTATGCCAAAGTCACTGTTCCAGATCTTTAT TTCGCAAAGCAGGTCGTCTCCAATTTGCACCGCAAGAAAATTGGACACAAACGCATGCTGGTCAGTTATACTCGAGATTCCTCCCTTACCGAGGTCAACACACTACGTTGCCAGGTCGCCGGACTTCTAAAG GATGTCCCATTCAACACCCTCCCCATGTATAAGTTCAGAGAACTGTTTCAGTCGCGCTTCAAAACCTCAATCAGTGTTTTAGATTTGTACAAAATGCAAGACATATGTACCATTAACTCGGATAACAATGAGGAAAAGTTTATCAGCTTAAATCCGGAATTAGTAAACACCCTCGATATATCCCCCTTAATGGAAGGACTCCAACATAGTGTTCCTTACTGTAGTATTCATTTTAAAAAGGAGCAGCACAAGGGATGGGCCGAGCAGGAAATCGAGCCACTACCAAACGTCTTTATGAGCATTTCGGAAATTCAGAAACTAATTTATCCACTCCTCAAGGTACATACGGGGGATATTCCGGTGGCTACCCTTCTTCACTGCATTAAAGAAGAGCTTAATGTATCTATAATGGCGAACGAAAATGGCGTTAACTTGGAGCATTTGATTTGCTGTGTTCAGGGAATTCAAGTTCGGGCTAACAATTTCGGAATTAAAATTCTCGGCTGGTTagaaataaacaaagaaaTGCAATCAGGAACTTTTAATGTCAGTTCTAATGCATGTAGCCAGACTGCCAGTGATCGCACGAATTGTGGGAGCTATTTCAAAAACTCAGTTGCCGATCCGCTTTTCCAAATTTCCCGCGAGGTTATAGAGCTGCTAAAGATGTCACCAAAATCAACTATGAAATTCAACCGTTTTATTCCCGCCTACCACAATCACTTTGGAAAGCAATGTCGAGTTGCAGACTATGGCTATACAAAGTTAATCGAATTGTTTGAGGCATTATCAAACGTTGTCCAAATTATGGGAGACGGCGAAAATCGTCAAATTACGCTATCCCACCGCATTCAAATACGCAGGTTTACATCAGACTTATTGCGTGTATTGCGCGCAAATGGTAACAACTCAGTTCTGCTTTCCCAGTTGCCATTAGTTTTTACACAGACCCAAAATAAAACTTTTGACATCACTGATTATGGAGTGTGCGACCTTATAGACATTCTAGACGGCTTAGTAAGCTCCAACATCGTGACTTTAGGCGCAGTACAGAACGGAAAAGATATTCTTATATCAATGCCAAAACGCAAGCAGACAAACAGTGAATTGGAGAAAACGTGTGTGTTCGCCGGCGAAATGGTTGAGCTCTTCCAAAACGCTCTTCAGTACACTATTCTATTTCAGAAGTTTGTACGGTCCTATCATTACCACTTTGCATACCAATGTCGTCTCAGTGATTACGGCTTTCTTAAACTGGCCGATCTTCTAGAGGCAATTAATGGTTTGGTGGAAATGAAGTTGACAAGTGATGAGGACAAGAAAATAGCTCTCTCGCCACAAGTAGCTAGAAGAGTTTTCGCTGAACAATGTGAGAACCTAATTTGCAATGCCACAGGAAACTCATCGCACTGTATGAAGCTAGAACAGGTGCTGGTATTGCACAAAAAGAAATATGGCTACCAAATTCAGCCGAAAACTTTGGGGGTCATGGATATGGCTTTGGCAGTTGAGCTGTTGCCTTACGTCGAGCTAAAGAAAAAAGAACAGGCCATTTGGCTAATCTGCCACAATAACGATCATGAATTTCGTTTTCTTTGCTATAGGGTGTGTAAGTATGTCATTGAAAGGGACCCTTCTGCATCAGTTTGGACAAACGTTAGAGGTGAAGTTAAGTTAACTCAATCTCAACAATTGGTAAAACCAATTCATAAAAGCTCATTGGTTAGGGATTTCAATTCTAAGCATAAGGACCAGCTTTCAGAGTCAGCTCTTTTAGCCATGCGACAAGCGATTGAG GTATACAATGATGGTGGCATACAGTGTATTCGTCTAACCCGTTTCATGAAGTTTATAATTGCCATTGTGCGTATGCTAGAACAGCGACCAAGCATGTATCTCTATGAGATCAAGAATGGTTTAAACTGTGGCCTTAGTACCACTTTTGAATTCGGATTCCCAAATCTATATTCAGTGATCGCAGCACACAAAGACCTATTCAGGATTAACAACGGACCAACGCAAGAAAGAAGCGAGGTTTCCATTAATATGAACTGTGAGC TTCGTCAAAGTTCTTTAAGCAAAGACCAGTACGTCCTGGAATCCCAGAAGCTAACAAATTCTAAACATAGAGCACAACGGAGCTTCCATAGTCACTTTGGCGAGCATAATGGACTTCCAATCAGTCAGCCACCCCTGAAACGAAACGCAACAATCAACAATTGTTCCACATTCCAAGCACACCATGTCGATAACGACATATTTCATATGCCAGCGAATTGTTTTCCCCCAAGAACCAACTTATCATTGCCTAATAGTTTCGGATCAGCTCTGGAAAGTGGAAGTTCTTCCAATAGTTACAGCAACAAGGAAAACTCTATGAAATCTCTTCAGTTATTTAACAGTTCATTTAACTCTTCTGGCGAGCTAAATGTCAGTCTAGGAGCAGGAGATTTAACAAACATATCTGCAGGCACAGCTATCGCAGTTGACACTTCAAATGAACCATCCGAACTTTGGCGTAGACGTCAACAAAACTTTAATCACCCTAATTCATCTAATTTTCCCAAATCGGAAAATGGAACTGACTGTCCTTACATTATGGGAAATTACATCGCACCACCAATAGGATCCATTTACGAGCCACTAAAGTTTGATGGTCAAGCCAAAGAG AAATTACCCTTTTGGATTGATCCCATTTGGAGCAAAGGATCGGAACAGCTCAGGCATGACATACTTAACATTCGACTTCCTAAGGCAAAAACAACTAAAACGTTTTCCAATATACTTTCGCCTTACaccatttcgaaaaatgaaaatttgaaGCGGCAGTTGTTTAGTTTTGATAATCACGATCGTAAAATAGCTTGA